A section of the Salvelinus fontinalis isolate EN_2023a chromosome 33, ASM2944872v1, whole genome shotgun sequence genome encodes:
- the LOC129832298 gene encoding F-box only protein 39-like, with translation MDYPEDPEKQFSENKNEEEEGEDKGIEIMDEDEEEGEVEEDKKPKLGWANLPDVCLRQVFWWLRDRDRVKAALACHHWHHVMRSPSLWRVRNFNFSGRISSTRRSELETAVCYAKTYGSYLENLEIRFSHPLNSLVSRRFQQTLRTFLAALRKTGGRLRRLTVNHMELDRAAWCRSVRNSLVRSLTFYLRREGSRLGYLSLRGARLNLPQGLEVLEAVAAAQQHTHLGRRLGITHLNLEDFFSQPLAVFVNPAFPQVMKRFQGLCTLTLNYSCVSDELLAALSAACRSLGGGGSLQTFTIRCHIHEPHIQVVWGDAWSHLAQHCPDLRVQITVERILDVDKLGRILLREIPLRLLSLTSCYFSEQDWSAKPALTNLVPCYRSCLQKLTLDLNNSHESVDEELLEVVLLCSRLVFLKVWAFLDISFLDRLLQKRLEKKTILRTIKVRIYTNKNETQDEDEQLEEVYSRYRQLINSELHYFAISYPML, from the exons ATGGATTACCCCGAGGATCCAGAGAAACAGTTCTCGGAGAACAAGAAcgaagaagaagagggggaggataaAGGAATAGAGATAatggatgaggatgaggaagaaGGCGAGGTGGAGGAAGATAAAAAGCCTAAACTGGGCTGGGCTAATCTCCCGGACGTGTGTCTGCGGCAGGTGTTCTGGTGGCTGCGGGACCGCGACCGTGTCAAGGCGGCCCTGGCGTGTCACCATTGGCACCACGTTatgcgctctccctccctctggaggGTTCGAAACTTCAACTTCTCCGGCCGCATCTCCAGTACCCGCCGCTCGGAGCTGGAGACGGCCGTGTGTTACGCCAAGACCTACGGCTCTTACCTGGAGAACCTGGAGATCCGCTTCTCCCACCCCCTCAACTCTCTGGTGTCCCGGCGCTTCCAGCAGACGCTGAGGACCTTCCTCGCCGCGCTGCGTAAAACCGGCGGCCGACTACGCCGCCTAACTGTCAACCACATGGAGCTGGACCGCGCCGCCTGGTGCCGCAGTGTACGCAACTCCCTGGTGCGCAGCCTCACCTTCTACCTGCGCCGCGAGGGCTCCCGCCTGGGCTACCTGAGCCTGCGGGGGGCCCGCCTCAACCTGCCCCAGGGCCTGGAGGTGCTGGAAGCCGTGGCTGCAGCTCAGCAGCACACCCACCTGGGCCGCCGGCTCGGCATCACCCACCTCAACCTGGAGGACTTCTTCTCACAGCCGCTGGCCGTCTTCGTCAACCCTGCCTTCCCCCAGGTCATGAAACGCTTCCAGGGCCTCTGTACCCTTACCCTCAACTACAGCTGTGTATCGGACGAGCTGCTGGCGGCCCTATCCGCGGCGTGTAGGAGCCTGGGCGGGGGAGGGTCCCTGCAGACGTTCACCATACGATGCCATATCCACGAGCCCCACATCCAGGTGGTCTGGGGGGATGCCTGGTCCCATCTGGCTCAGCATTGTCCTGACCTTCGCGTGCAGATCACAGTGGAGCGGATCCTCGACGTGGACAAGCTGGGGAGGATTCTGCTCAGAGAGATCCCGCTGCGCTTGCTCAGTCTCACCAGCTGCTACTTCAGTGAACAGGACTGGAGTGCCAAGCCTGCTCTTACCAACCTAGTGCCCTGCTACAGGAGCTGTTTACAG AAATTGACCCTGGACCTGAACAACAGCCACGAGTCTGTGGACGAGGAGCTGCTGGAGGTGGTGCTGCTGTGCAGCCGGCTGGTCTTCCTGAAGGTCTGGGCCTTCCTGGACATCAGCTTCCTGGACCGGCTGTTGCAGAAACGCCTGGAAAAGAAGACCATCCTCAGGACCATCAAG GTGCGCATCTACACCAACAAAAATGAGACTCAGGACGAGGATGAGCAGCTGGAGGAGGTGTACTCTCGCTACAGACAACTCATCAACTCAGAGCTCCACTACTTCGCCATCTCCTACCCCATGCTCTGA
- the LOC129832297 gene encoding XIAP-associated factor 1-like: MADKEEDTTRICDQCHKEVAVSNFALHESHCQRFLCLCPDCDEPVPRELLEQHHQNQHSQVKCTKCDKKVESCQLLDHECKARLQRCEFCPVELPLSAMAEHSLACGRRTERCSDCGRYVTLRDQPEHAQICPDLSVPDNPSPPSSNSRRTAVVCRSCMRSFPLEEMAEHQLECDHTSEESKGDDDEENGSHKQEQASPRLTSSMKSALFSAQGRRQEREVDQISTCPHCHLALPVVTLRWHEVKCQIHVNLK, translated from the exons ATGGCAGACAAGGAAGAAGACACAACCCGTATCTGTGACCAGTG TCACAAGGAGGTGGCTGTGTCCAACTTTGCCTTGCACGAGTCCCACTGCCAGCGGTTCCTATGCCTGTGTCCAGACTGTGATGAGCCGGTTCCCAGAGAGCTATTGGAGCAGCACCATCAGAACCAGCACAGCCAG GTGAAGTGCACCAAGTGCGACAAAAAGGTGGAGAGTTGCCAGCTCCTGGACCATGAG TGTAAGGCAAGGCTGCAGCGCTGTGAGTTCTGCCCGGTGGAGTTGCCGCTGTCGGCCATGGCGGAGCACAGCCTGGCGTGTGGCAGGCGCACCGAGCGCTGCTCCGACTGCGGACGCTACGTCACTCTGAGGGACCAGCCGGAGCATGCCCAGATCTGCCCTGACCTCTCTGTTCCCGATAACCCCTCCCCGCCATCCTCCAACA GCAGGCGAACAGCAGTGGTTTGCAGGAGCTGTATGAGGTCTTTCCCATTGGAGGAGATGGCGGAGCATCAG CTGGAGTGTGACCACACATCAGAGGAGTCtaaaggtgatgatgatgaggaaaATGGCAGCCACAAACAGGAGCAGGCCAGTCCTCGTTTGACCAGTTCTATGAAGTCTGCATTGTTCTCAGCCCAAGGCAGGAGGCAGGAGCGGGAGGTTGACCAGATCAGCACCTGTCCCCACTGTCACCTGGCTCTCCCCGTAGTCACACTACGATGGCATGAG GTCAAATGTCAGATCCATGTCAACTTGAAATGA